The window GAGGTGCTGCCGGATCCGAAGTACGGCTCGCGGCTGGTGGCGAAGTTCGTCAACATCATGATGATCTGCGGGAAGAAGTCCACGGCGGAGCAGATCATGTACGAGGCGCTGGCCGCCGTCGAGGACCGCAGCAAGCAGGAAGCGCTGAAGATGTTCAAGACGGCCATCGACAACGTGAAGCCGGCCGTCGAGGTGAAGTCGCGCCGCGTCGGCGGCTCGACGTATCAGGTGCCGGTGGA is drawn from Candidatus Methylomirabilota bacterium and contains these coding sequences:
- the rpsG gene encoding 30S ribosomal protein S7; this encodes EVLPDPKYGSRLVAKFVNIMMICGKKSTAEQIMYEALAAVEDRSKQEALKMFKTAIDNVKPAVEVKSRRVGGSTYQVPVEVRPDRRTSLAMRWVIGAARRRAERSMSEKLAAELLDAANNRGTAVKKREDTHKMAEANKAFAHYRW